The following coding sequences are from one Triticum dicoccoides isolate Atlit2015 ecotype Zavitan chromosome 4A, WEW_v2.0, whole genome shotgun sequence window:
- the LOC119284307 gene encoding auxin response factor 3-like translates to MATGGCVGGLFSSIARLAPRTGKSSPWVPQGATYSNRCSNAYSTCCATKLEVLPVETPSSDMLVDSFGMPTASEFIVPYWKFLKCLNHPFCIGMRFNIQYRSQDVNERRSRMITCINEVDPIRWTSSKWKSLLVVRWEDGTDCNSQNRLSPWEIEIVGGSVSIAQCLSKSSSK, encoded by the exons ATGGCCACGGGTGGTTGTGTCGGCGGCCTCTTCAGCAGCATCGCCAGACTAGCTCCACGCACGGGGAAGTCATCTCCATGGGTTCCCCAAG GAGCCACCTACAGCAATAGGTGCTCAAATGCATATTCGACTTGTTGTGCTACAAAGCTAGAAGTGCTACCAGTGGAAACACCCTCATCAGATATGCTTGTTGATTCCTTCGGGAT GCCTACTGCATCCGAATTTATTGTTCCATACTGGAAGTTCCTGAAGTGCTTGAATCATCCATTTTGTATTGGAATGAGATTTAACATTCAGTACAGGAGTCAAGATGTTAATGAGAG GCGATCTAGAATGATTACATGTATTAATGAAGTAGACCCCATTAGGTGGactagttcaaaatggaaaagccTGCTGGTAG TAAGATGGGAGGATGGCACAGACTGTAACAGCCAAAATAGACTATCTCCATGGGAGATCGAGATAGTTGGTGGCTCAGTCTCCATTGCCCAGTGTCTGTCAAAATCCAGTTCTAAATGA